In Geotalea uraniireducens, one genomic interval encodes:
- a CDS encoding uracil-xanthine permease family protein, translated as MSKANEPQWRQAIAGAQILFVAFGALVLVPILTGLNPSMALLGAGIGTLIFQAVTKRKVPVFLGSSFAFIAPIIYSIQTWGLPATLSGLFAAGWLYMLLALLIRVRGVGFIHKLMPPVVVGPIIMVIGLGLAGVAVNMAMGKSGDGKLVLVDGTTALLVAAVSLATTVAVATRAKGIFRLLPILSGVVVGYLLSIVIGIVDFSKIIAAPWLAVPSFVSPQWNWSAVLFMLPVALAPAIEHVGDVIAIGAVTGHDYTARPGLHRTLLGDGLAVCVAGLIGGPPVTTYTEVTGAVMITRNFNPVTMTWAAVLAIVMAFFGKFNAILQSIPVPVMGGIMMLLFGSIATVGLGTLVQARVNLHRPRVLCIVSLVLVFGIGGLTISIAGLRFQGVSLSGITAILLNLILPADKGDDGSHH; from the coding sequence ATGAGCAAAGCCAACGAACCGCAGTGGCGCCAGGCGATCGCCGGCGCCCAGATTCTCTTTGTCGCCTTCGGCGCCCTCGTGCTGGTGCCGATCCTGACCGGCCTCAACCCGAGCATGGCCCTTTTGGGCGCCGGGATCGGCACGCTGATCTTCCAGGCGGTCACCAAGCGGAAAGTGCCGGTCTTCCTCGGCTCGTCGTTCGCCTTCATCGCCCCGATCATCTACAGCATCCAGACCTGGGGCCTGCCGGCCACCCTCTCGGGGCTCTTTGCCGCCGGCTGGCTCTACATGCTGCTGGCACTGCTCATCCGGGTCCGGGGCGTCGGCTTCATCCACAAGCTGATGCCGCCGGTCGTCGTCGGGCCGATCATCATGGTCATCGGCCTCGGCCTGGCCGGCGTGGCGGTCAACATGGCGATGGGGAAAAGCGGCGACGGCAAACTGGTCCTGGTCGACGGCACCACCGCCCTGCTCGTCGCCGCGGTCTCCCTTGCCACCACGGTGGCGGTCGCCACCCGAGCCAAAGGAATCTTCCGGCTGCTGCCGATCCTCTCCGGGGTCGTCGTCGGCTATCTCCTCTCCATCGTCATCGGTATCGTCGATTTCAGCAAGATCATCGCCGCCCCCTGGCTGGCCGTCCCCTCTTTCGTCTCCCCCCAGTGGAACTGGTCGGCGGTTCTGTTCATGCTGCCGGTGGCTCTGGCACCGGCCATCGAACACGTGGGTGACGTCATCGCCATCGGCGCCGTTACCGGCCACGACTATACCGCCCGACCAGGTCTCCACCGGACCCTGCTCGGCGACGGGCTGGCCGTCTGCGTTGCCGGCCTGATCGGCGGCCCGCCGGTAACCACTTACACCGAGGTAACCGGCGCGGTGATGATTACCCGCAACTTCAACCCGGTGACCATGACCTGGGCGGCGGTCTTGGCCATTGTCATGGCGTTTTTCGGCAAGTTCAACGCCATTCTCCAATCGATCCCGGTCCCGGTGATGGGCGGAATCATGATGCTCCTCTTCGGCAGCATCGCCACGGTCGGCCTCGGTACCCTGGTCCAGGCCCGGGTCAATCTCCATCGCCCCCGCGTGCTCTGCATCGTCTCGCTGGTGCTGGTCTTCGGCATCGGCGGACTGACCATCTCCATTGCCGGGCTCCGCTTCCAGGGGGTCAGCCTGAGCGGGATCACCGCCATCCTCCTCAACCTGATCCTCCCCGCCGACAAAGGGGATGACGGCTCCCATCACTGA
- the upp gene encoding uracil phosphoribosyltransferase, with the protein MSIHEISHPLVKHKIGLMREAGISTKKFRELTAEVARLLAYEACRDFPLEHRTIEGWDGSPVEIQQIKGKKVTVVPILRAGIGMLEGVLDMIPNAKVSVVGLARNEETLEAHTYYEKFVGRLDERLALILDPMLATGGSIDATIAMLKRSGCRQIRVLALVAAPEGIARVAAAHPEVELYVAALDQGLNENGYILPGLGDAGDKIFGTK; encoded by the coding sequence ATGAGCATCCATGAGATCAGTCATCCTCTGGTAAAACATAAGATCGGCCTGATGCGCGAAGCCGGCATCAGTACCAAGAAGTTCCGCGAACTGACCGCCGAGGTGGCCCGGCTCCTCGCCTATGAAGCCTGCCGGGATTTCCCGCTGGAGCACCGGACCATCGAAGGATGGGACGGCAGCCCGGTGGAAATTCAGCAGATCAAGGGGAAAAAGGTAACGGTGGTACCGATCCTCCGAGCCGGGATCGGTATGCTGGAAGGGGTCCTCGACATGATCCCCAACGCCAAGGTGAGCGTCGTCGGCCTCGCCCGCAACGAAGAGACCCTGGAAGCCCATACCTACTACGAAAAATTCGTCGGCCGGCTCGACGAGCGGCTGGCGCTCATCCTCGACCCGATGCTCGCCACCGGCGGCTCCATCGACGCCACCATCGCCATGTTGAAGCGCTCCGGCTGCCGGCAGATCCGAGTGCTGGCGCTGGTCGCCGCCCCCGAGGGAATCGCCCGGGTGGCCGCCGCCCACCCCGAGGTCGAACTCTACGTCGCTGCCCTCGACCAGGGCCTCAACGAAAACGGCTACATCCTGCCCGGTCTCGGCGACGCCGGCGACAAGATCTTCGGCACCAAGTAA
- a CDS encoding response regulator — MTKRSVLVIDDDDDVLFLVEYALKHLGFEVACAPGSEEGITLFRERQAAGTPFLAVITDLNIPGGPSGREIARQLHELDETVKVFVSSGYPDDPCMRDCTAYGFAGAIAKPVTVEELLSSFVTRL; from the coding sequence ATGACAAAACGATCGGTGCTGGTTATTGACGATGACGACGACGTCCTCTTCCTGGTCGAATATGCCCTGAAGCATCTCGGCTTCGAGGTCGCCTGCGCTCCGGGGAGCGAGGAAGGAATCACCCTCTTCCGGGAACGCCAGGCGGCGGGAACCCCCTTCCTCGCCGTCATCACCGACCTGAACATCCCCGGCGGCCCCAGCGGTCGGGAAATCGCCCGCCAATTGCACGAACTGGACGAAACAGTCAAGGTTTTCGTTTCCAGCGGCTATCCCGACGATCCCTGCATGCGCGATTGCACCGCTTACGGATTTGCCGGGGCCATCGCCAAACCGGTCACCGTCGAGGAGCTGCTGAGCTCCTTCGTCACCCGCCTCTAG
- the ercA gene encoding alcohol dehydrogenase-like regulatory protein ErcA produces the protein MMQWDNLRKFVCPEIIYGNGALQLVGRHAALYGVGNVMLVSDAGVVAAGWTEQARRSLEEAGIRVILFDQVSSNPRDHEVMAGVERYAAAGCDALVAVGGGSPLDCAKGIGIAWANRCDIVACEGVDRVVVPMPPLLCVPTTAGSAADVSQFAIITNTVRRVKMAIISKAVVPDVTLIDPLTTGTLDSYLTACTGMDALVHAIEAYVSNASSPLTDLHALEAVRLIAGALLPAVRDPAGDLAARTRMMLGCMEAGLAFSNASLGAVHAMSHSLGGTLDLPHGECNAMFLDHVVAFNFPAAPDRFRGIAEAMGLHCRGGSPADWQKLLVDEIRRIKAAAGINRTLGQLGVVSADLPRLAANAMKDACMVTNPRRPTVEDIGRIYAEAL, from the coding sequence ATGATGCAGTGGGACAATCTGCGCAAGTTCGTCTGCCCGGAAATTATTTATGGCAACGGGGCCCTGCAACTGGTCGGCCGCCATGCTGCGCTCTACGGCGTTGGCAACGTGATGCTGGTCAGCGATGCCGGGGTCGTGGCCGCCGGCTGGACGGAGCAAGCGAGGCGGAGCCTGGAAGAGGCGGGAATCCGCGTCATCCTTTTCGATCAGGTTTCCAGCAATCCCCGCGACCATGAGGTGATGGCCGGTGTCGAGCGTTATGCCGCCGCCGGCTGCGACGCTCTGGTGGCGGTGGGAGGGGGCAGCCCGCTCGACTGTGCCAAGGGGATCGGCATCGCCTGGGCCAACCGATGCGATATCGTCGCCTGCGAAGGGGTGGACCGGGTGGTGGTGCCGATGCCGCCGCTGCTCTGCGTCCCGACGACCGCCGGTTCGGCGGCCGACGTTTCGCAGTTCGCCATCATCACCAATACCGTGCGCCGGGTCAAAATGGCCATTATCAGCAAGGCGGTGGTTCCCGACGTGACGTTGATCGATCCGCTGACCACCGGCACGCTCGATTCCTACCTGACCGCCTGCACCGGGATGGATGCCCTGGTCCATGCCATCGAGGCCTATGTCTCCAACGCTAGCTCGCCGTTGACCGACCTCCATGCCCTTGAGGCGGTGCGGCTCATTGCCGGCGCTCTCCTGCCGGCCGTCCGCGATCCGGCGGGCGATCTCGCCGCCCGAACCCGGATGATGCTCGGCTGTATGGAGGCCGGCCTGGCGTTTTCCAATGCCAGCCTGGGGGCGGTGCATGCCATGTCGCACAGCCTCGGGGGGACGCTTGACCTACCCCATGGCGAGTGCAACGCCATGTTTCTCGATCATGTCGTGGCGTTCAATTTCCCGGCTGCGCCCGACCGGTTCCGGGGCATAGCCGAAGCCATGGGGCTTCACTGTCGCGGCGGCAGCCCGGCCGACTGGCAAAAGCTTCTCGTCGACGAAATCCGCCGGATCAAGGCCGCAGCCGGCATCAATCGAACGCTGGGCCAGTTGGGGGTGGTGTCGGCGGACCTTCCCCGGCTGGCGGCCAATGCCATGAAAGATGCCTGTATGGTCACCAACCCGCGGCGGCCGACTGTTGAGGACATCGGAAGGATCTATGCCGAAGCGCTCTAG
- a CDS encoding PAS domain-containing hybrid sensor histidine kinase/response regulator, which yields MPKRSSTENDWDSLRQSIIGLGELSARKSYYPELQQRLHELEAAKNALDLANSQLQAMFNAATEMAVIATDRDGLITFFNRGAERMLWYAADDVVGVMTPLTFHLEEEVARRRRELSRELGREMGGFEVFAAVAREQGAESGNWTYLRRDGRHILVKLTITVIRAEDGQVGGYLGIAEDITERMRAETDLAQSRELLNTIIESIPNPIFFKDTDGVYENCNRAFAEFIGLPREKIIGATAFAVAPGELAEVYRQADLELMRQRGTQVYETQVRDAAGHLREVIFYKSAILQHDGSVRGVVGVMLDITERKRTEDELHLQALRLEQEIVEHQRAEEALQERERMLSLVINAIPQAIFWKDTDSVYLGCNDNFARAAGLSSPAEVIGKTDYELPWLTEETEGYRADDREVMRTNQPRYRFAESQRTADGRLTYVETTKIPLHAYDGSVMGILGVYDDVTERRQAEEALRESEQRLRLIFDTSQAGIILVSPAGEITFANQRMAEMFGYSPGALPGTPYPDLLYPTEHDLGDFRMRQLIAGEIEQVSSERHYRRLDGSDFWGYLSGKRLEDSNGNLQALLGIIADISELKAARDALESEKELMTVTLRSIGDGVISVDTAGRVILLNRAAEQLCGWTQEEAIGRPLGEVFSIRNARTREPLVNPVELVLKTREVVELANNAILVSRDGSELVIAESAAPLRDPAGNILGVVLAFRNITQKREMEEALLRARKLESIGVLAGGIAHDFNNLLTGVLGNISMARTLVSPQQPVYPLLDRAQKASERARDLTQQLLAFSKGGAPVKKLTSLKQLLVDSATFVLRGSNVRCEFDISHDLWPVEVDPGQMSQVVNNLVINADQSMPDGGVITVRAENVPLPERGGEGASQHRGMVRITIEDTGGGIADEDLHRIFDPYFTTKQHGSGLGLATVFFIVKNHGGEIRVFTRPERGTSFVIELPASEKALTETAPPVVSRSRGAGAILVMDDDPLVLEMAEVALKMLGYQPTLSRDGGEALRLYEQAAATGTPYRAVIMDLTIPGGMGGKETARKLLQFDPAARVIVSSGYSIDQVLANYREYGFCAALGKPYNLEELGKALREAFGENS from the coding sequence ATGCCGAAGCGCTCTAGCACGGAAAATGATTGGGACAGCCTGCGGCAGAGCATTATCGGCCTCGGCGAACTGTCGGCCCGAAAGAGCTACTATCCGGAGCTGCAACAGCGTCTCCACGAACTGGAAGCGGCAAAGAACGCCCTTGACCTGGCCAACAGCCAGCTCCAGGCGATGTTCAATGCCGCCACGGAGATGGCGGTTATTGCCACCGACCGGGACGGCCTGATCACCTTCTTCAATCGCGGCGCCGAACGGATGCTCTGGTACGCGGCGGATGACGTGGTCGGGGTGATGACGCCGCTGACGTTCCATCTTGAGGAAGAGGTAGCCCGGCGGAGGAGGGAACTGTCGCGGGAACTGGGGCGAGAGATGGGCGGCTTCGAGGTCTTTGCGGCCGTTGCCCGGGAGCAGGGAGCCGAGAGTGGGAACTGGACCTATCTGCGGCGGGACGGCAGGCACATCCTGGTCAAGCTGACGATCACCGTGATCCGTGCCGAGGACGGGCAGGTCGGCGGCTACCTGGGGATTGCCGAGGATATCACCGAGCGGATGCGGGCCGAGACTGACCTGGCGCAAAGCCGTGAGCTGTTGAACACGATTATCGAGTCGATCCCCAACCCGATCTTCTTCAAGGATACCGACGGCGTCTACGAGAACTGCAATCGCGCCTTTGCCGAGTTCATCGGCCTGCCCCGGGAAAAGATCATCGGTGCCACCGCCTTCGCGGTCGCCCCAGGCGAACTGGCCGAGGTTTATCGCCAAGCCGACCTGGAGCTGATGCGGCAGCGCGGCACCCAGGTCTACGAGACCCAGGTTAGGGACGCGGCCGGCCATTTGCGCGAAGTGATCTTCTACAAGTCGGCGATCCTGCAGCATGACGGTTCGGTGCGGGGAGTGGTCGGGGTGATGCTCGACATTACCGAGCGAAAGCGTACCGAAGACGAACTGCATCTCCAGGCCCTCCGGCTCGAACAGGAAATCGTCGAGCATCAGCGGGCGGAGGAGGCGTTGCAGGAGCGGGAGCGGATGCTGTCGCTGGTCATCAATGCCATCCCGCAGGCGATCTTCTGGAAGGATACCGATTCGGTCTACCTCGGCTGCAACGACAATTTCGCCCGTGCTGCCGGGCTCTCTTCGCCGGCCGAGGTCATCGGCAAGACCGATTACGAACTGCCGTGGCTGACGGAAGAGACCGAAGGGTACCGGGCCGACGACCGGGAAGTCATGCGCACGAACCAGCCCCGTTATCGGTTCGCCGAGTCGCAGCGGACCGCCGACGGCCGGCTGACGTATGTGGAAACCACCAAGATCCCGCTCCATGCCTACGACGGTTCGGTGATGGGGATCCTCGGTGTCTACGACGACGTCACCGAGCGCCGGCAGGCGGAGGAAGCGCTTCGGGAGAGCGAGCAGCGGCTGCGGCTCATCTTCGATACGTCGCAGGCCGGGATCATTCTGGTCTCCCCCGCCGGGGAGATTACCTTTGCCAACCAGCGGATGGCTGAAATGTTCGGCTATTCGCCCGGTGCCCTTCCCGGTACGCCGTATCCCGACCTCCTCTATCCGACGGAACACGACCTTGGCGACTTCCGAATGCGCCAGCTGATTGCCGGGGAGATCGAGCAGGTTTCGAGCGAGCGGCATTACCGACGCCTGGACGGCAGCGATTTCTGGGGCTATCTCTCCGGCAAGCGGCTCGAAGACAGCAACGGCAACCTGCAGGCGCTGCTCGGGATTATCGCCGATATCTCGGAGCTGAAAGCGGCCCGGGACGCCCTGGAGAGCGAAAAAGAGCTGATGACGGTCACCCTGCGCTCCATCGGCGACGGCGTTATTTCGGTCGATACGGCGGGGCGGGTGATCCTGCTCAACCGGGCGGCCGAGCAGTTGTGCGGCTGGACCCAGGAAGAGGCGATCGGCCGGCCGCTGGGAGAGGTGTTCTCAATCCGGAATGCCAGGACGCGGGAGCCGCTGGTCAATCCGGTGGAGCTGGTATTGAAGACCAGAGAGGTGGTGGAACTGGCGAACAATGCGATTCTGGTTTCCCGCGACGGCAGCGAGCTGGTGATTGCCGAATCTGCCGCGCCGCTCCGTGACCCGGCGGGGAACATCCTTGGCGTGGTGCTTGCCTTCCGCAATATCACCCAGAAGCGAGAGATGGAGGAGGCGTTGCTCCGGGCGCGCAAGCTCGAATCAATCGGTGTGCTGGCCGGGGGGATCGCCCATGATTTCAATAACCTGCTGACCGGGGTGCTGGGAAATATCTCGATGGCCCGGACGCTGGTTTCCCCGCAACAACCGGTCTATCCGCTGCTCGATCGCGCTCAGAAAGCGTCGGAGCGGGCCCGCGATCTTACTCAGCAGCTGCTTGCCTTCTCTAAGGGGGGGGCGCCGGTCAAGAAGCTGACCTCTCTCAAGCAACTTTTGGTCGATTCGGCCACCTTCGTTCTTCGGGGTTCGAACGTCCGCTGCGAGTTCGATATCTCCCACGATCTCTGGCCGGTAGAGGTCGATCCGGGGCAGATGAGCCAGGTGGTCAACAACCTGGTGATCAATGCCGATCAGTCAATGCCCGACGGCGGCGTGATCACTGTTCGGGCGGAAAATGTGCCGCTGCCGGAGCGGGGTGGCGAGGGCGCTTCCCAACACCGGGGGATGGTCAGGATTACCATTGAGGATACCGGTGGCGGCATTGCTGACGAGGATCTGCACCGGATCTTCGATCCCTACTTCACGACCAAGCAGCACGGTAGCGGACTCGGTCTGGCGACGGTCTTTTTCATCGTCAAGAACCACGGGGGGGAAATCCGGGTTTTCACCCGGCCCGAACGGGGCACCAGTTTCGTGATCGAACTTCCCGCCTCGGAGAAGGCGTTGACGGAAACGGCACCGCCGGTCGTCAGCCGTTCCCGCGGGGCCGGGGCCATCCTGGTGATGGACGACGACCCGCTGGTGCTGGAGATGGCTGAAGTGGCGCTGAAAATGCTCGGTTACCAGCCGACCCTCAGCCGGGACGGCGGCGAGGCACTGCGGCTGTACGAGCAGGCTGCCGCCACCGGAACGCCGTATCGGGCGGTGATCATGGACCTGACGATCCCCGGGGGGATGGGGGGGAAGGAAACGGCGCGGAAGCTACTCCAGTTCGATCCGGCTGCCCGGGTGATCGTGTCGAGCGGCTACTCCATCGACCAGGTGCTGGCCAATTACCGGGAGTACGGCTTCTGTGCCGCTCTCGGCAAACCGTACAATCTGGAGGAGTTGGGGAAGGCGTTGCGGGAGGCTTTCGGCGAAAACTCCTGA
- a CDS encoding carbamate kinase has product MTRETVVVALGGNALIRADQTGTIAEQFANLKGPLRQLARLAEHYRLVVTHGNGPQVGNLLLQQECCAAVPPLPLEILVAQTQGQIGYMIESVLDEELARLGREEQLLASLISYVVVDPADPAFATPTKPIGPVYPAAEAARLPWPTVATGRGYRRVVASPRPVAIVEKREIATLVAAGFIVICCGGGGIPVIRQGRGFHGVDAVIDKDLASAALAVELGADRLVIATDVPGAALDFGAPGERYPATMTLAEAERHLAAGQFPPGSMGPKVEAASHVVRHGGHAVICHLDDIERALAGNAGTRLLP; this is encoded by the coding sequence ATGACGCGAGAAACTGTCGTGGTGGCACTCGGCGGCAACGCCCTGATTCGCGCCGACCAGACAGGGACCATTGCCGAGCAGTTCGCCAACCTGAAGGGACCGCTTCGGCAGCTGGCCCGCCTTGCCGAGCATTATCGGCTGGTGGTCACCCACGGCAACGGGCCGCAGGTGGGCAACCTGCTGCTGCAGCAGGAGTGCTGCGCCGCGGTGCCGCCGCTCCCGTTGGAGATCCTGGTCGCCCAGACCCAGGGGCAGATCGGCTACATGATCGAATCGGTGCTCGACGAAGAGCTGGCCCGGCTCGGCCGGGAAGAGCAGCTCCTGGCCAGTCTGATCAGCTACGTGGTAGTCGATCCGGCGGACCCGGCCTTCGCCACCCCGACCAAGCCGATCGGGCCGGTCTATCCCGCCGCCGAGGCGGCCCGGCTCCCCTGGCCCACCGTCGCCACCGGCAGGGGCTATCGGCGGGTGGTGGCCTCCCCTCGGCCGGTCGCCATCGTTGAAAAGCGGGAGATCGCCACCCTGGTAGCGGCAGGCTTCATCGTCATCTGCTGCGGCGGCGGCGGAATTCCGGTGATCCGGCAGGGGCGCGGCTTCCATGGGGTCGACGCGGTGATCGACAAGGATCTGGCGAGCGCCGCCCTAGCCGTCGAACTGGGGGCCGACCGGCTGGTCATCGCCACCGACGTACCGGGCGCGGCCCTCGACTTCGGCGCCCCGGGCGAACGGTATCCGGCAACGATGACGCTGGCCGAAGCGGAGCGGCACCTGGCGGCCGGCCAGTTCCCCCCCGGCTCGATGGGCCCCAAGGTGGAGGCGGCAAGCCACGTTGTCCGCCATGGCGGCCACGCCGTCATCTGTCATCTTGACGACATCGAGCGGGCGCTGGCCGGCAACGCCGGCACGAGACTGCTCCCCTGA
- a CDS encoding VIT1/CCC1 transporter family protein, whose translation MSQRQDDDRRDARRYLANWRDEMNSAELYERLAGFETDANLAELYRRLAAVERRHAAAWAERLEGLGRPVPLFRPSWRTVVLGRLARWLGAAAIVPTLASLEEINSHDYARQRATTEMVSTERSHARLLRQLSQGGGEGMSGSALARFEGRHRAAGGNALRAAVLGASDGLLSNFNLLMGVAGAQLASRSILLTGFAGLLAGAISMALGEWISVQSSRELYQKQLATEREEIATVPEEEVEELTLIYQARGLDEATARSLAGGIMDNQALALEVLARDELGIDPDELGGSAWEAAIASFLLFAVGAIVPVMPYLFLGGIPALVASAAASTAGLFLLGAAITLFTGRSVVASGCRQVLFGLSAAAVTFLVGRLIGVSIAG comes from the coding sequence ATGAGCCAACGACAGGATGACGATCGTCGGGATGCCCGGCGATATCTCGCCAACTGGCGCGACGAAATGAACAGTGCCGAGCTGTACGAGCGGCTGGCCGGCTTTGAAACCGATGCCAACCTCGCCGAGCTGTACCGGCGGCTGGCGGCGGTGGAGCGCCGCCATGCGGCCGCCTGGGCGGAACGGCTGGAAGGGCTGGGCCGGCCGGTTCCTCTCTTCCGTCCCTCCTGGCGGACCGTCGTCCTCGGCCGGTTGGCCCGCTGGCTCGGTGCGGCGGCCATCGTGCCGACCCTCGCCTCGCTGGAGGAGATCAATTCCCACGACTATGCCCGACAGCGGGCTACCACCGAGATGGTCTCCACCGAACGGTCCCATGCCCGGCTGCTCCGCCAGCTCAGCCAGGGGGGCGGCGAGGGGATGTCCGGCAGCGCCCTGGCCCGTTTCGAGGGGCGGCACCGGGCCGCCGGCGGTAATGCCCTCCGGGCGGCGGTACTCGGGGCGAGCGACGGACTTCTCTCCAACTTCAACCTGTTGATGGGAGTCGCCGGGGCGCAGCTGGCGTCGCGGAGCATCCTGTTGACCGGCTTTGCCGGACTGCTCGCCGGGGCGATCTCGATGGCTCTCGGCGAGTGGATCTCGGTTCAGAGTTCCCGGGAGCTGTACCAGAAGCAGCTGGCTACCGAGCGGGAGGAGATCGCCACCGTCCCCGAGGAGGAGGTCGAGGAGCTGACCCTCATCTACCAGGCGCGCGGCCTCGACGAGGCGACGGCCCGCTCCCTGGCCGGCGGGATCATGGATAACCAGGCGCTGGCGCTGGAAGTGCTGGCCCGGGACGAACTCGGCATCGATCCCGACGAGCTCGGCGGTTCCGCCTGGGAGGCGGCGATCGCCTCGTTTCTTCTCTTTGCCGTCGGGGCGATCGTGCCGGTCATGCCTTATCTCTTCCTCGGCGGCATTCCGGCGCTCGTTGCCAGCGCCGCGGCCAGTACCGCCGGGCTCTTTCTCCTCGGTGCCGCCATCACGCTCTTCACCGGCCGGTCGGTGGTCGCCTCCGGCTGCCGCCAGGTACTGTTCGGCCTTTCGGCGGCGGCGGTCACCTTCCTGGTCGGCCGGCTCATCGGGGTGAGCATCGCCGGCTGA
- a CDS encoding glycine zipper 2TM domain-containing protein: MARQPWQPALLIPLLALALTGCLPRQYPGAAAGGAMGGFAGAVLDQRNPWQGGVIGATVGAIAGATIAELSQQAVRESARAWQPVEYWTEDRRAWYNAEPLGYEDGGRCRKIRETVRFDGRMVRKRTILICRGGYDNPAYHYNRHADRYERDDD, translated from the coding sequence ATGGCTCGCCAACCGTGGCAACCGGCACTCCTCATTCCCCTGCTGGCCCTGGCCCTGACCGGCTGTCTCCCCCGGCAGTATCCCGGAGCGGCCGCCGGTGGAGCCATGGGCGGATTCGCCGGTGCCGTCCTCGACCAGCGGAACCCGTGGCAAGGGGGGGTAATCGGCGCCACCGTCGGCGCCATCGCCGGCGCCACCATCGCCGAACTGTCGCAGCAGGCGGTCCGGGAATCGGCCCGGGCCTGGCAGCCGGTCGAATACTGGACCGAGGATCGCCGCGCCTGGTACAATGCGGAACCGCTCGGTTACGAGGACGGCGGTCGCTGCCGGAAGATCCGGGAAACGGTCCGCTTCGACGGCCGCATGGTCCGGAAACGGACAATTCTCATCTGCCGCGGCGGCTACGACAACCCGGCGTACCATTACAACCGGCATGCCGACCGTTACGAACGGGACGACGACTGA